DNA from Helicobacter pylori:
TTGAGCCGCTCTATAACGGCGTTTTTATTTTCAACGCCCATAAAAACAAACTGAACGCCCAAGCTCTCCATGCGTTTTTTCACCATGATTGAAGTTCTTCCTGTAATGATAGCGATTTTTTTGCCTAATTTTTGCCATAGCGTCATGCCAAGCCCGTCTTTGACATTAAAAGCCTTGATCTCGTGAAAATTCTCATCAAAATACAACGACCCGTCCGTGAGCGTGCCATCCACATCTAAAAGCAATAACTTAATCATTCTCTCGTTAAAACCGCATTTTGGTTGTATTTTTTCATAAAATCCCTAGCCTCTTCTTCGCTTTGAAACCCTTGAACTAAAACTTTATACAAATCGTCTTTAAAAGCAATCTTAACGCTGTAATTCTTATTCTCTGTTTGCAATTTATCCGCTAGAGTTTGAGCGCCTATTTGGTTTCTAAAAGCCCCCATTTGCAAAGAAAATTTCCCTCCGCTCACGCTTTTTTCACTCTCGCCGACTTTAAATTCTTTGTGCAAGATCTTTGAATAGTTGGCGTTAAAGGATTGTTCGTATTGTTTGGAGATAACCCCACCAAAACCCAAAACAATGAGACGCACGCTAGCCGTGCCTTTTTGAACCATATCAATATCCCTAGCGGCCGCATTAGACAAATCAATGATGCGATCGCTCACAAAAGGCCCTCTATCGTTGATGCGCACGATGGTGCTTGAATTGTTATCAACGTTAATGACTTTCACCACGGTGTTCATGGGTAAAGTCTTGTGTGCGGCGGTGTGGGCATACATGTTATAGATTTCCCCATTACTGGTTTTTTTGGCATGGAAGTTAGGGCCATACCAGCTCGCAATGCCATCAAATTTCTCGCCTAAATCCACTTTAGTGGGGTAATACCATTTGCCTCCCACTTGATAAGGGCGCATGGTGGCTCTTTGGATCGCGCTAGAATCGCGCATGCCGTTATCTATGGGTTGTTTTGTATTGTTACCTTGCGAATCGGTGTGGTGTTTGAAATGGCGTTCAAAAAAATTGCGTTTATAGGTGGCTTTTTTGGTTGTTGGGTCATAATCTTTAGCGTTTTCATAAGCGCGCAAGCTTTCATGCTTGTAAGACAAATTCTTTACCCCATTTTTTTTAACCGTGCAAGCGCTAATCAAAAAAACAACGCCTAAAAAATAAACTCTTTTCAACGCCCAACCCATTAAAATTCCCTTGTAGCGAGTAATTTTTTGTTAGTGGGGATGATTAAGCGTTGGTGGATAAAAATACTAGAATCTTTGAGGTTATTGGCTAATTGGATGCTGGAAATGCTGACTTGGTAGCGTTTAGCGATAGAAGATAAGGTTTCTTTAGGCAAGACCACATGGGTGATGAAAGGGCTTTTAGGATTAGCTTGAGCGTTTTTATTTTGTTTGAGTTGGCGTTGTTTGAAAAGGGCGAGTTTTTCATAAGGGATATAAATGGTGTAGGTGGGGTCTTTAGAGGGCAGAACGTTATAGCGGAATTGGTGGTTGTAAGATTTTAAGGTTTCTAAACTCAAATTCAAATTTTTGGCTACTTGGATTAAAGAAGTGTGCCTTTTAAACGGGACGCCCACTAAACTCACCCTCGCCCCACGATTGAGC
Protein-coding regions in this window:
- a CDS encoding KdsC family phosphatase, yielding MIKLLLLDVDGTLTDGSLYFDENFHEIKAFNVKDGLGMTLWQKLGKKIAIITGRTSIMVKKRMESLGVQFVFMGVENKNAVIERLKKDLQLSAQEIACVGDDYNDLGMFKACALSFAPFDAHPLLKSKAYKVLQNSGGKGAVREAIDYLLELEGLQDEALKLYL
- a CDS encoding septal ring lytic transglycosylase RlpA family protein gives rise to the protein MGWALKRVYFLGVVFLISACTVKKNGVKNLSYKHESLRAYENAKDYDPTTKKATYKRNFFERHFKHHTDSQGNNTKQPIDNGMRDSSAIQRATMRPYQVGGKWYYPTKVDLGEKFDGIASWYGPNFHAKKTSNGEIYNMYAHTAAHKTLPMNTVVKVINVDNNSSTIVRINDRGPFVSDRIIDLSNAAARDIDMVQKGTASVRLIVLGFGGVISKQYEQSFNANYSKILHKEFKVGESEKSVSGGKFSLQMGAFRNQIGAQTLADKLQTENKNYSVKIAFKDDLYKVLVQGFQSEEEARDFMKKYNQNAVLTRE